In Halobacteria archaeon AArc-dxtr1, the sequence GATGGCTCCTCGCGATCGGACCTGCGGTAATCCTCGGAGCGATCTTTGTCGTGTTGTATCTGACATCGCCCTTTGGCGATATCTCCGGCGTCGAGAACGCGAGCACGCTCGAAATACTCTGGATGTTGACACTTATCGGCGCACTCGCCGGGATCGTCCCCGTCGCAATTGGCATGCTCTGGTTTCCGTTCATTCGTGGGCTCGAGCCGCGATACCTCCACGCCTTCCTCGCGCTCGCTGCCGGTGTTCTCGCGTTCATCGCAGTAGAGATGACCGAAGAGATCTTCGAAAACGGAGCCGAAGCCGAGACGACGTTCCAACTCGCCGGCTCGCTTCCGGAACTGGGCCCGATGGTGTTGACCGGCATTTTAGCAGTCGTCGGCGTCGGCGGCACCTTCGCCGTCATGTACGCCGCAAGCGAATGGCGCCAGCGGACGATGGCCGACACGCAAAAGAGCGGCCTGGAGATCGCGTATCTGGTCGCGCTCGCGCTCGGACTCCACAGCATCGGTGAGGGGCTCGGTATCGGCGTTGCGTTCATTCAGGGCGACGCAACGCTGTTGACGCTGCTCGTCCTCGCGTTTATCCTGCACAACGTAATGGAGGGACCGACCGTTGTGGCCGCAGTCGCCCGCGACGCAGAGGCGCCGCCGCTGCGACACTTCGCCGCGATGGGTGTTATCGCCGGTGGGCCGGTAATCCTCGGAGGCTGGATCGGCAGCTTCGCGGAGGCGCCGCTGTTGGCCGTCCTCTTTTATGCGATTGCCGTCGGGGCAATCGTGCAGGTCCTCATCGAGGTCGCCGAACTCATTCGGTTCGACGCCGAGGCGGTACTCACCCGGATCAACGCCGTAACGTTCGCCGTCGGGTTCGTGCTTATGTTTCTACTCGAAGACGTCCTCACGGAGGTCTTACTCGAGGGGTGGCTTGTTCCCGCCTGATCGGCACACACGGCTGTTCTACCCCAGCCTCTGCGCTCACTCGCGAACGGAACCGATTTCTGTTCACGAGCCGAACGGCGAAATGTCGCAAAAAACCGCCCCGACCCGCCGGGTTTAAGGAAACCAACTACCAAGTAGATCATATGTCATCGATTGAACTCACCCCCAGCCAGAAGAAAATACTTCGTGCACTGACGAATCTTCACAACAAGAGCAACGACGCGATCAAAGGCGAGGATATCGCGAACCAAGTCGACCGAAATCCCGGAACGATTCGTAACCAGATGCAGAGCCTGAAGGCTCTCCAACTGGTCGAGGGCGTTCCCGGCCCCAAAGGCGGCTACAAACCGACTGCCGCGGCCTACGAAGCTCTGGAAATCCAGCAGATGGACGATCCGGCGGCAGTCCCTATCCAGTACGAGGGCGAACCCGTCGACGACGTTATCGTCGAGGAGATCGATCTCTCGAGCGTCCACCACCCAGAACTCTGTCGCGCCGAGATCCACCTCCAGGGGTCGATGGATGCCATCGGCGACGAGGCCTCGGTCGTGGTCGGTCCAACCCCGCTCTCGAAGCTACAGATCACCGGTACCGTCGACGGAAAAGACGACACCAACAACGTGCTGATCCTCCGAATCGACGAGATGGTGGCGCCAGCCGGCGACGCCGAGCACTGAGCCACCCCGTCCTACGCTACTCGTCCTCGATTAGTCGTCGTCTGCATCGGTTCCCACGGCGGCCGGAACTACGTCGACGCTCGCGACGGCATCATCGGCGTCGACGTCCATGACGGTGACGCCCATCGTGTTCCGACTCACCGAGGAGATTTCTTCGACCCGCGTCCGCATGATCTGTCCGCGCTCGCTCATCGCGAGCACCTGATCGTCTTCTGCGACGGCTTTGATCGCCGTCACCGGTCCGTTTCGTTCGTTGGTCTTGATGTCGATCAGTCCTTTTCCGTACCGCGACTGCGTCCGGTACTCGGAGAGGGGCGTACGCTTTCCGTAGCCGTTTCGCGTCACCGTCAGCAGTGCCCGGTCGTCGCCCTCGTCGGTCGCGACGAGACCGGCGACTGCATCGCTGTCTTGAAGCTTAATTCCGTTGACGCCACGGGCGTTGCGCCCCATCGACCGCACCTCACTCTCGTCGAATCGGATCGTCATCCCCTGTTCGGTTCCGACAACTAGGTCCGTGGAGCCGTCGGTCACCTCGACGTCGACGAGCTCGTCACCGTCCTCGAGTTTCGCCGCGATGATCCCCGTCGAGAGGATGTTCTCGAACGCCTCGCCCGGCGTCCGTTTGACGTAGCCGTGTTTCGTCGCCATCGTAACACACTCGTCGGGCTCGAACTCGTCGGTATCGACGACGGCCGTGATCTCCTCGCCGGGATCGAGATCCAGGATGTTGACTGCCGACTTCCCGCGGGCGGTCCGGCCCATCTCGGGGATCTCGTAGGTCTTCAGGCGATAGACCTGCCCGTGGTTGGTAAAGCAAAGCAGGTAATCGTGGGTGTTCGCCCGGAAGACCGTCGTGACGCGGTCGTCGTCTTTGACGTCCGCGCCGATGATCCCCTTTCCACCTCGACCCTGCGGATCGAAGGTATCCAGAGACATGCGCTTGACGTAATCGTCTTCCGTCATCACGACGACGACCTCCTCCTCCGGAATCAGATCCTCGTGAGTAACCGTCCCGTGGTCCTCGACGATCGAGGTGCGACGGTCGTCGGCGTACTCGGCTTTCGCTTCGCGCAGTTCGTCCTTGATGACCGAGAGCAACTCCTGCTCGCTCTCTAAGATCGTCGTTAGGCGTTCGATTTCGGCCTGGACGTCCTCGTACTCGGCTTCGATCTCGGCGGTCTCCATCGAGGTGAGACTACCAAGTTGCATCCGGACGATGTGCTGGGCCTGGGCCTCGGAGAATCCGAACGCGTCCTGTAACCCGGCTCTGGCGGCCGATCGATCCTCGCTGTTTCGGATCAGTTCGACAACGTCATCTGCGTTCTCCACCGCCTTCAGTCGCCCCTCTAAGATGTGGGCTCGATCCTCGGCCTCGGCGAGGTCGTGTTCGCTGCGTCGGCGGACGACCTCCCGGCGGTGGCTGATGTACTCTTCGAGCGTCTCTTTCAGCGAGAGAACCTGAGGCTGTCCGTCAACCAGTGCGAGGTTGATGACGCCGAAGGTGCGCTCTAAGTGGTTCTCGAGCAGCTTGTTCTTCACTACCTCGACGTTGGCGCCGCGCTTGCACTCGATGACGACGCGGACGCCGTCGCGGTCGGATTCGTCACGCAGGTCCGAGATTCCCTCAATCTCGCCCTCGGTGACGTCCTCGGCGATGCGCTCGACGATCCGGGCCTTGTTGGCCTGGTAGGGTAGTTCCGTGACGACGATGCGCTCGCGTCCGTTCTTCCACTCCTCGACTTCGAACTCGGCGCGGACGCGGATACGACCGCGCCCGGTCTTGTACGCCGAGTAGATGGCATCCCGGCCGACGATGTTCGCACCCGTCGGGAAGTCGGGACCCTTGACGTGCTCCATCAGGTCCTCGACCGTCGCCTCGGGGTCGTCGATCAGTTCGATCGTCGCGTCGACGACCTCGCCTAAATTGTGCGGCGGAATGTTCGTCGACATGCCGACCGCGATCCCCGAGGAGCCATTTACCAGCAGGTTCGGAAACGCCGCGGGCAAGACCGTCGGCTCCTGGAGTCGATCGTCGTAGTTCGACTGAAAGTCGACGGTGTCCTTGTCGATGTCCTCGAGTAACTCCTCGGCGATCGAAGCCATCCGAGCCTCGGTATACCGCGGTGCGGCGGCCGGATCGCCGTCCATCGAACCGAAGTTCCCCTGACCGTCGACCAGTGGGTAGCGCATCGAGAAGTCCTGGGCCATCCGAACCAGGGTGTCGTAGATCGCGCTGTCGCCGTGGGGGTGGTAGTCACCCATCGTCTCCCCGACGATCGAGGAGGACTTTCGGTGGCTCGACCCGCTCGAGACACCCATCTCGTGCATCGCATACAGGATGCGCCGGTGGACCGGCTTCAGGCCGTCCCGGACGTCCGGGAGGGCCCGCCCCGCGATGACGGACATCGCGTAGTCGATGTAACTCTGCTCCATCTCGTCTTCAATGCGGACGGTCTCTACCGTCTGGGCCGATACGTCGGTTGGGTCGGGTACGTCTGAACTCATTCGTTTGCTGGGTTTCGTGGGTTGGTTTGCGAGCACTGCATCCGCGAGGGAGTTCGCAACGCGAACTCGCGAGCGGGCCGACGACCGACCCGCAGGGAAGGGAGGAGTGCTTTTGATCGAAATTTTGCCGAGGGCCAGCAATGCTGGCCCGCAGAGCAAAATTTCGCTAGATGTCGATCCACTCGGCTTCCGGCGCGTTGTCCTTGATGAACTGCTTGCGGGGCTCGACGGCGTCGCCCATCAGCACGGAGAACATCTTGTCCGCTGCGGCGGCGTCCTCGATGGTAATGCGTTTTAAGATGCGATTCTCGGGGTTCATCGTCGTCTCCCAGAGCTGTTCTGGGTTCATCTCGCCTAATCCCTTGAATCGCTGAACTCGTGTCGGCGAGCCGTCACACTTCTCTTCGACGATCTCGTCGCGCTCTACGTCGGTCATCGCGTCGTAGGTCTCGCCGCGATACCGAATTCGGTACAGCGGGGGCTGTGTCGCGTAGACGTAGCCGTTCTCCAGCAGCGGGCGCATATGGCGATAGAAGAACGTCAGCAGAAGGGTTCGGATGTGGGCGCCGTCGACGTCGGCGTCTGTCGCCATGATGATCTTCTCGTAGCGGACGTCCTCGATGTCGAACTCGTCGCCGATTCCCGCGCCGATGGCGGTGATCAGGTTCCGAATCTCATCGTTCTCCAGAATCCGATCGAGCCGGTGTTTCTCGACGTTCAAGATCTTCCCCTTTATCGGGAGAACTGCCTGGAACTCGGGGTTTCTGGCCTGCTTTGCACTGCCGCCTGCGGAGTCTCCCTCCGCGACGAACAGTTCGGCCTCTGTGGGATCTTTCGTCTGGCAGTCGGCCAGTTTGCCAGGTAGGGAGGTCGACTCGAGGGCCGATTTCCGGCGCGTGAGTTCCTCGGCCTTTTTGGCCGCCTTGCGGGCCTTGGCGGCCTCGACGGCTTTCATCACGATTCCCTGGGCCGTATCTGGATGTTCCTCGAAGTAGGTGCCCAGTCCCTCGTGCATCGTGCCCTCGACGATGCCCCGCACTTCCGAGTTTCCGAGTTTGGTCTTGGTCTGTCCCTCGAACTGTGGATCGGGGTGTTTCACCGAGATTACTGCGGTGAGCCCCTCTCGAATGTCCTCGCCTTTGAGGTTCTCCTCTATGTCCGAGAGGAGGTCGTTCTCGTTGGCGTAGTCGTTGACCACGCGCGTGAGCGCGGTCTTGAACCCGGTCAGGTGCGTGCCCCCCTCGCGAGTGTTGATGTTGTTCGCGAACGCGTGAATCGAGCCCTGAAGCTCCTCGGTTGCCTGCAGAGCGACTTCGACCTGGATGTTCTGATCTTCGCCCTCGAAGTAGACGACGTCGTCGTGGAGCGCAGATCGCGTCTCGTTCAGGTACTCGACGAACTCGCGGATGCCGCCGTCGTACTCGTAGGTCTCGGCAACGGGATCACCGGACTCGTCGCGCTCGCGCTCGTCGCGAAGCGTGATACGGACGCCGGAGTTCAGGAAGGCGAGCTCCCGAAGCCGGTTCGAGAGCGTCGAGAACGCGAAGTCGGTCGTCTCGAAGATGTCTTCGTCCGGCCAGAACGTGATCGCGGTACCGTTCTCCTCGTCCGGTTCGAGGTCTCGAGCGCGTTCCATCTCGCCTGCGGGTTCGCCGCGCTCGAATGCGTGCCGAAAGAGGCCGCCGTCGCGTTTGACTTCGACCTCGAGCCGTCCAGAGAGGGCGTTGACGACGCTGACGCCGACGCCGTGGAGGCCGCCAGAGACCTGGTAGGACTTGTTGTCGAACTTCCCGCCGGCGTGGAGGACGGTCAGAATGACCTCGAGGGCGGGGCGGTCGTACTCGGCGTGGGTATCGACTGGGATCCCACGACCGTCGTCGGCGACGGTGACGCCGCCGTCCTCGCGGATCGTGACGGATATCTCGTCGCAGTGGCCGGCTAAGGCCTCGTCGATGGAGTTGTCGACGACTTCGTAGACGAGGTGGTGGAGCCCGCGGGTGTCCGTGGACCCGATGTACATCGCCGGTCGCTTGCGTACGGCCTCCAGCCCCTCTAAGACCTGGATTTGTCCGGCACCGTACTCACTTTCCTGAGACATGAAAACCTGCTTCCGGGTAGATGCCCGCCCCCTATAAAACTCACGTACGCGCGCGAGCGCGACTCGGGCAGTACTCTATTACCTGACGTACTCAACTAGCGACTGACGACTTCCCGGCGGGCGGCCTAAAAACCCGCGTCAGTGACCGGGCCGTCGCTTTCGGCGATCGGGACCGTAGCCTGGCGAAATGCAACCGGTTTTCCTCCTCGTCGGGACCGCCGTCCTCCTGACGGTGATCGTGGACATTCTCTGGACGACGCTCTGGGTCGACGGGGGCTCTGGCCCCGTCTCGAGTCGCGTGGCGACCTGGACCTGGCGCGGGCTTCGCTCCGCGAGCAACGATAACCCGAGAGTCCTGAGCACCGCCGGGCCGCTCATCCTCACACTCACGCTCGCGACGTGGATCGCGCTCCTGTGGCTCGGCTGGACACTCCTGTTCGCTGGCGGTCGAACCGCTCTCGTCAGCGCGCACACGGGCGATCCAGCCACGTGGTCGGGGTACGCCTACTACGTCGCCTACACGATGTTCACGAACGGTAACGGGGACTACACGCCCACGAGCGCTACCTGGGAGATCGCCAGCTCGCTCACGACGGCGACGGGGATGGCCTTGGTCACACTGGGGGTCTCGTATATCCTGACCGTGCTCGGCGCCGTCTCCGAGAAGCGCTCGTTCGCCAGCGACGTCACCGGTCTGGGCGAACGAAGTGAGGACCTGGTGAAAGCAGGCTGGGGTCGCGAGGAGGATTTCGACGGGTTGGCCCTCCCGCTTGAGTCACTGGCAACCCAGCTCAGCTTGCTGGCCGATCAGCACAAGGCGTACCCGATCCTCCACTACTACCACAGCGAGCGCAGCGACCGCGCCTCGGCCGTGGCCGTCCCGATTCTGGACGACGCGCTCACCGTCTTCGAGCACGGCATTCCGGCGGAGGCCGGGCCGAGTTCTACGCTCCTCCGAACTACCCAGGCGAGTGTCGACAGCTACCTCGAGACGCTCGACACCGCCTTTATCGAGCCCGCCGACGAGGCTCCGCCCCCGCCGGAGCTAGATCGGCTGCGCGAGGTGGGTGTTCCGACAGACGACGAGGCGTTCGGCGACGCCGTCGCCGACCGCCGCGAGCGCCGCCGGAAGCTTCTCGGCGTGGTGCGGGCAGACGCGTGGCAGTGGCCGCCCGTAGACGACTGATCCGGACAGCCCCTTTCACTTTCGCTCCGGTAGCGCACACCTTTTAGCCCAGCCGCTAGTACAGGGGGACGATGACGTCGTTTCAGTCGACACTCGGCGAGGACGAGGGGATCGCCGAAGAGCTGGCCGAAAACCAGCGCGCGATCTCCATCGCCGAGTTCTTCGAGAAGAACAAGCACATGCTCGGCTTCGACAGTGGTGCCCGGGGCCTCGTCACGGCCGTGAAGGAGGCCGTCGACAACGCCTTAGACGCCGCCGAAGAGGCCAGTATTCTCCCCGACATCTACGTCGAGATCCAAGAGGCCGGCGACTACTATCGGCTGATCGTCGAGGACAATGGGCCGGGCCTCACGAAGGAGTCGCTGCCGAAGGTCTTCGGAAAACTCCTCTACGGCTCTCGCTTTCACTCCCGCGAGCAGTCCCGCGGCCAGCAGGGGATCGGCATCTCCGCGGCCGTCCTCTACGCCCAGCTTACGAGCGGCAAGCCGGCCAAGATCACCAGCCGAACCCAGGGGGCAAGCGAGGCGGAATACTTCGAACTGATCGTTGACACCGACGAGAACGAACCCGAGATCAGCGTCGAGGAGACGACGAGCTGGGACCGCCCTCACGGGACCCGAATCGTCCTCGAGATGGAGGCGAACATGCGTGCTCGCACCCAGCTCCACGACTACATCAAACACACCGCGGTCGTCAACCCCCACGCTCGTCTCGAACTCCGCGAGCCAAGCGCGCACTTCAAGTTCGAGCGCGCGACCGACCAGCTCCCCGATGAGACCGAGGAGATCCGCCCCCATCCCCACGGTGTCGAGCTCGGAACGGTGATGAAGATGCTCTCGGCGACCGACTCCCAGACCGTCTCTGGGTTCGTCCAATCCGAGTTTACCCGCGTCGGGAAGAAGACCGCCGAGTCGATCATCGACGGTTTTCGCGATCGTCACTACGGCCGCGAGATGCGGTGGCAGCCGCCAGCCGACAGCGAACCAGCCGACATCAGGGCTGCCGTCGAGGCCGCGACCGCCAACAAAGGAGCCCAGGCCACGGCCACCTTCGCCGAAGGAGTCGCGGAGGCAGTCGCCGAGCGCGACCGAATCGCCCACCACGAACTCGTGGAGGTCGTCGCTTCGGCGGCCGAGGACGCACAGGCCGACCACGGGACCACCTTCGGTACGACGGTCCGTGAGAACGCCGTCGAAGCGGCGTGGGCCGAGATAACCGGGCTCGAACCCGAGGAGAGCGAGGGGGATACGGCTGCCAGCGAACGAGTCGACGACGAATCCGGCTCGGAGGACGACTCACCGCTGGTCGCCGACCTGTACAGCCTCGCAGACGAGGCGACGAGCACCCGAAAGGACGACGCCGTCGTCCACGCCTTCGCCGAGCGCCTGGGGGGAAAATTCGAAGACGAAGACGACCACCGCCACCGGCTCACCCGCAAGCGCCTGCGCGCCCACGTCGACCGCGCAGCGGAGCTGACCGAAGAGTACGACGACGTTTCCTTCGGCGACACTGCCCGCGAGAACGTCGTCGAGGCGATCTGGGCGGTGACGGCGACGGTTCCCGACGACCCGCCGCTGGTCCGGGAACTCGCCGGCGACCGAGACGCGGCCAGCGATCTGGTCGACGGGATGCGCGCGACGGACATCATGGCCCCACCGACGCGGTGTCTCTCGCCCATCTCGGACGAGTTGATCGAGGCCGGACTCAGAAAGGAGTTCGAGGCGGACTTCTACGCCGCGGCGACCCGCGACGCGGAGGTGTCGGGCGGCGATCCGTTCATCGTCGAAGCCGGTATCGCCTACGGTGGCGACCTGCAGGCGGAAGGAAGCGCCGAGGTGCTTCGCTTTGCGAATCGCGTCCCGCTCGTCTACCAGCGCGGCGCCTGCGCGACGACCGACGTCGTCAAATCGATCGGCTGGCGCAACTACGGACTCGACCAGCCCGGCGGTTCGGGGACGCCCAAGGGTCCCGTCGTGATCATGATCCACGTCGCCTCGACGAACGTTCCCTTTACCAGCGAGTCGAAAGACGCGGTCGCGAACGTCCCGGAGATCGAAGACGAGATCGAACTCGCGATCCGAGA encodes:
- a CDS encoding Rrf2 family transcriptional regulator codes for the protein MSSIELTPSQKKILRALTNLHNKSNDAIKGEDIANQVDRNPGTIRNQMQSLKALQLVEGVPGPKGGYKPTAAAYEALEIQQMDDPAAVPIQYEGEPVDDVIVEEIDLSSVHHPELCRAEIHLQGSMDAIGDEASVVVGPTPLSKLQITGTVDGKDDTNNVLILRIDEMVAPAGDAEH
- the gyrB gene encoding DNA topoisomerase (ATP-hydrolyzing) subunit B, with amino-acid sequence MSQESEYGAGQIQVLEGLEAVRKRPAMYIGSTDTRGLHHLVYEVVDNSIDEALAGHCDEISVTIREDGGVTVADDGRGIPVDTHAEYDRPALEVILTVLHAGGKFDNKSYQVSGGLHGVGVSVVNALSGRLEVEVKRDGGLFRHAFERGEPAGEMERARDLEPDEENGTAITFWPDEDIFETTDFAFSTLSNRLRELAFLNSGVRITLRDERERDESGDPVAETYEYDGGIREFVEYLNETRSALHDDVVYFEGEDQNIQVEVALQATEELQGSIHAFANNINTREGGTHLTGFKTALTRVVNDYANENDLLSDIEENLKGEDIREGLTAVISVKHPDPQFEGQTKTKLGNSEVRGIVEGTMHEGLGTYFEEHPDTAQGIVMKAVEAAKARKAAKKAEELTRRKSALESTSLPGKLADCQTKDPTEAELFVAEGDSAGGSAKQARNPEFQAVLPIKGKILNVEKHRLDRILENDEIRNLITAIGAGIGDEFDIEDVRYEKIIMATDADVDGAHIRTLLLTFFYRHMRPLLENGYVYATQPPLYRIRYRGETYDAMTDVERDEIVEEKCDGSPTRVQRFKGLGEMNPEQLWETTMNPENRILKRITIEDAAAADKMFSVLMGDAVEPRKQFIKDNAPEAEWIDI
- the gyrA gene encoding DNA gyrase subunit A produces the protein MSSDVPDPTDVSAQTVETVRIEDEMEQSYIDYAMSVIAGRALPDVRDGLKPVHRRILYAMHEMGVSSGSSHRKSSSIVGETMGDYHPHGDSAIYDTLVRMAQDFSMRYPLVDGQGNFGSMDGDPAAAPRYTEARMASIAEELLEDIDKDTVDFQSNYDDRLQEPTVLPAAFPNLLVNGSSGIAVGMSTNIPPHNLGEVVDATIELIDDPEATVEDLMEHVKGPDFPTGANIVGRDAIYSAYKTGRGRIRVRAEFEVEEWKNGRERIVVTELPYQANKARIVERIAEDVTEGEIEGISDLRDESDRDGVRVVIECKRGANVEVVKNKLLENHLERTFGVINLALVDGQPQVLSLKETLEEYISHRREVVRRRSEHDLAEAEDRAHILEGRLKAVENADDVVELIRNSEDRSAARAGLQDAFGFSEAQAQHIVRMQLGSLTSMETAEIEAEYEDVQAEIERLTTILESEQELLSVIKDELREAKAEYADDRRTSIVEDHGTVTHEDLIPEEEVVVVMTEDDYVKRMSLDTFDPQGRGGKGIIGADVKDDDRVTTVFRANTHDYLLCFTNHGQVYRLKTYEIPEMGRTARGKSAVNILDLDPGEEITAVVDTDEFEPDECVTMATKHGYVKRTPGEAFENILSTGIIAAKLEDGDELVDVEVTDGSTDLVVGTEQGMTIRFDESEVRSMGRNARGVNGIKLQDSDAVAGLVATDEGDDRALLTVTRNGYGKRTPLSEYRTQSRYGKGLIDIKTNERNGPVTAIKAVAEDDQVLAMSERGQIMRTRVEEISSVSRNTMGVTVMDVDADDAVASVDVVPAAVGTDADDD
- a CDS encoding potassium channel family protein → MQPVFLLVGTAVLLTVIVDILWTTLWVDGGSGPVSSRVATWTWRGLRSASNDNPRVLSTAGPLILTLTLATWIALLWLGWTLLFAGGRTALVSAHTGDPATWSGYAYYVAYTMFTNGNGDYTPTSATWEIASSLTTATGMALVTLGVSYILTVLGAVSEKRSFASDVTGLGERSEDLVKAGWGREEDFDGLALPLESLATQLSLLADQHKAYPILHYYHSERSDRASAVAVPILDDALTVFEHGIPAEAGPSSTLLRTTQASVDSYLETLDTAFIEPADEAPPPPELDRLREVGVPTDDEAFGDAVADRRERRRKLLGVVRADAWQWPPVDD
- a CDS encoding metal cation transporter; amino-acid sequence: MRTDALSDAPRWLLAIGPAVILGAIFVVLYLTSPFGDISGVENASTLEILWMLTLIGALAGIVPVAIGMLWFPFIRGLEPRYLHAFLALAAGVLAFIAVEMTEEIFENGAEAETTFQLAGSLPELGPMVLTGILAVVGVGGTFAVMYAASEWRQRTMADTQKSGLEIAYLVALALGLHSIGEGLGIGVAFIQGDATLLTLLVLAFILHNVMEGPTVVAAVARDAEAPPLRHFAAMGVIAGGPVILGGWIGSFAEAPLLAVLFYAIAVGAIVQVLIEVAELIRFDAEAVLTRINAVTFAVGFVLMFLLEDVLTEVLLEGWLVPA
- a CDS encoding DNA topoisomerase VI subunit B encodes the protein MTSFQSTLGEDEGIAEELAENQRAISIAEFFEKNKHMLGFDSGARGLVTAVKEAVDNALDAAEEASILPDIYVEIQEAGDYYRLIVEDNGPGLTKESLPKVFGKLLYGSRFHSREQSRGQQGIGISAAVLYAQLTSGKPAKITSRTQGASEAEYFELIVDTDENEPEISVEETTSWDRPHGTRIVLEMEANMRARTQLHDYIKHTAVVNPHARLELREPSAHFKFERATDQLPDETEEIRPHPHGVELGTVMKMLSATDSQTVSGFVQSEFTRVGKKTAESIIDGFRDRHYGREMRWQPPADSEPADIRAAVEAATANKGAQATATFAEGVAEAVAERDRIAHHELVEVVASAAEDAQADHGTTFGTTVRENAVEAAWAEITGLEPEESEGDTAASERVDDESGSEDDSPLVADLYSLADEATSTRKDDAVVHAFAERLGGKFEDEDDHRHRLTRKRLRAHVDRAAELTEEYDDVSFGDTARENVVEAIWAVTATVPDDPPLVRELAGDRDAASDLVDGMRATDIMAPPTRCLSPISDELIEAGLRKEFEADFYAAATRDAEVSGGDPFIVEAGIAYGGDLQAEGSAEVLRFANRVPLVYQRGACATTDVVKSIGWRNYGLDQPGGSGTPKGPVVIMIHVASTNVPFTSESKDAVANVPEIEDEIELAIREAARELKSYLNERRSMEKRRKKQNVLGTILPEMATKVAEVTGRDEPEIDDAIARIMNNVLVEREVEQNGDSTAVSVVVENHSSTAESVELTDIVSAEPRNVTDGATVVEMDGEWFVKLEADVSSDGETALEYETAADATFDLNVDGITEEKLTVTEAAE